A section of the Paenibacillus yonginensis genome encodes:
- a CDS encoding glycosyl hydrolase family 8, which produces MEKRLGAFDSGIYRNVFKEMGFSEEEIAARVEDTWTKLFEGPEETRIYYEAGEDMGYLLDTGNLDVRTEGMSYGMMMAVQLDRKEVFDRIWKWTHTYMFMTEGENAGYFAWSCNPDGTRRSDGPAPDGEEYFALALLFASHRWGDGFAPFDYGKQARDLLRTCLHKGENGIGQPMWNPDNKLIKFIPNCDFSDPSYHLPHFYELFALWAYPEDQAFWKEAVTASRAYLHTACHPVTGLAPEYAYYDGTPNDTQGYGKFFSDAYRVAANIGLDYEWFRADEWQVGEADRIQAFFADIQPDDYRRYTIDGEALEEKSLHPVGLLATNAMASLAAAGPHAENAVKLLWNTPVRTGSRRYYDNCLYMFAILALSGSYRIFKPSAASN; this is translated from the coding sequence ATGGAGAAGAGGTTGGGGGCATTTGACTCCGGTATTTACCGGAATGTTTTTAAGGAGATGGGATTCTCTGAAGAGGAAATTGCCGCTCGGGTTGAGGATACCTGGACAAAGTTGTTTGAAGGTCCTGAGGAGACCCGGATCTACTATGAAGCAGGGGAAGACATGGGTTATCTGCTGGATACGGGAAACCTGGACGTTCGTACGGAAGGGATGTCCTACGGCATGATGATGGCGGTGCAGCTGGACCGCAAAGAGGTGTTCGACCGGATCTGGAAATGGACGCACACGTATATGTTTATGACGGAAGGGGAAAATGCCGGTTATTTCGCCTGGTCCTGCAATCCCGATGGTACACGGAGGTCTGATGGCCCTGCACCGGATGGCGAAGAGTATTTTGCGTTAGCTCTACTGTTTGCCTCACATCGCTGGGGGGATGGCTTCGCACCGTTTGATTACGGTAAGCAGGCGCGCGACCTGCTTCGGACTTGCCTGCACAAAGGCGAGAACGGAATCGGACAGCCGATGTGGAATCCGGATAATAAGCTGATTAAATTTATTCCGAATTGTGATTTTTCTGATCCTTCTTATCATCTTCCGCATTTCTATGAGCTGTTTGCTTTGTGGGCGTACCCCGAGGATCAGGCGTTCTGGAAGGAAGCCGTCACGGCGAGCCGGGCTTATCTTCATACGGCCTGCCATCCGGTCACCGGTCTGGCGCCCGAATATGCTTATTATGACGGGACGCCTAATGACACGCAGGGGTACGGGAAATTTTTCAGCGATGCTTACCGGGTGGCAGCCAACATCGGGTTGGATTATGAATGGTTTCGTGCAGATGAATGGCAGGTAGGGGAAGCGGACCGTATCCAGGCTTTTTTTGCGGATATTCAGCCCGATGACTACCGGAGATATACTATAGACGGGGAAGCTTTGGAGGAAAAATCATTGCACCCGGTAGGCCTGCTGGCCACCAATGCGATGGCTTCGCTGGCAGCAGCCGGCCCGCATGCTGAGAACGCTGTAAAATTACTATGGAACACCCCGGTGCGGACCGGCAGCCGCAGATATTATGACAACTGCCTTTATATGTTTGCCATTTTGGCTTTAAGCGGGAGTTATCGGATCTTTAAACCTTCAGCGGCTTCGAACTAA
- a CDS encoding response regulator, translated as MYKVILVEDEIFARQGLRNLIDWNSCGYEVVEEADNGEEALGMIELIKPELVITDIRMPVLDGLGLIQAVRDAGDAETKFMIISGYGDFQYAQKAIKFGVKDFILKPIDEQELTDSLSRLSAEIGKEKQKRSVGQEQKALTKLLRGEAALEEVEEIARMVALPPDRQYGYLIAEMNDLVNPLKRDDEAKQLRAFHHAIINEFAVWNPVIQPLHLHEHRVGVYGFPVCLDPAALPAGQQSLVLEELAARLADRLNDSFPQPIYCYAGDGVQPLAAINHCYLTAIETMQYKYAAPNLHVFTYGQMKKLTLRYMELESGVYAHLLEQIEEGNREAMLEAADSIFAEIQQRAFAPEAVHNVIARLVFGVIGSISAMQGNERELHSLEATLQWRNYPVTLQGLQERFRHFIVESAEMAARLRRNYVKGDIMKIKSYIERHYNEDISLKSIAARFYMNPVYLGQLFKKTFGVYFNDFLLQIRVDNAKRLLRQTEMRVYEVARHVGFDNADYFVCKFEKVEGRTPTAYRNQLSAK; from the coding sequence ATGTATAAAGTCATTTTGGTGGAGGACGAGATTTTTGCCAGACAGGGACTGCGAAATCTGATTGATTGGAACAGCTGTGGGTACGAAGTCGTTGAAGAGGCGGACAACGGTGAAGAAGCGCTCGGAATGATCGAACTTATCAAGCCGGAGCTGGTTATTACCGACATCCGTATGCCGGTGCTCGACGGACTGGGATTGATCCAGGCGGTAAGGGATGCGGGCGATGCCGAAACCAAATTTATGATTATCAGTGGTTATGGTGATTTCCAATACGCCCAGAAAGCCATCAAATTCGGGGTAAAGGACTTTATCCTCAAACCGATCGACGAACAGGAGTTGACGGATTCACTGTCGCGTTTGTCCGCGGAGATCGGGAAAGAGAAGCAGAAGCGATCCGTCGGCCAAGAACAGAAAGCGCTTACTAAACTGCTTCGCGGAGAAGCAGCCCTGGAGGAAGTTGAGGAGATCGCCCGGATGGTGGCCCTGCCGCCGGACCGGCAGTACGGTTATCTGATTGCGGAGATGAACGATCTGGTCAACCCGCTGAAACGAGATGACGAAGCCAAGCAGCTTCGGGCGTTCCATCATGCGATTATCAACGAGTTCGCCGTATGGAACCCAGTGATTCAACCTCTACATCTGCATGAGCATCGGGTTGGGGTATACGGCTTTCCCGTGTGTCTGGATCCTGCTGCTCTTCCCGCCGGACAGCAGTCGCTCGTCCTTGAGGAGTTGGCTGCACGTTTGGCAGATCGCCTGAATGACAGTTTTCCTCAGCCCATTTATTGTTATGCCGGGGATGGAGTCCAGCCTCTGGCAGCAATCAACCACTGCTATTTAACGGCTATTGAAACAATGCAGTATAAATATGCTGCCCCAAATCTTCACGTTTTTACTTACGGGCAGATGAAGAAACTGACTTTACGTTATATGGAACTCGAATCGGGAGTTTACGCACATCTGCTTGAGCAGATAGAGGAGGGCAACCGGGAAGCGATGCTTGAAGCGGCCGACTCTATTTTTGCAGAGATCCAGCAGCGTGCATTTGCGCCCGAAGCCGTCCACAACGTCATTGCCAGGCTTGTATTTGGTGTTATCGGTTCCATCTCAGCTATGCAGGGCAACGAGCGGGAGCTTCATTCCCTGGAAGCAACGCTGCAGTGGCGAAATTACCCGGTAACTTTGCAAGGGCTTCAGGAACGCTTCCGTCATTTTATTGTGGAAAGTGCTGAAATGGCGGCTCGGCTGCGCAGGAATTATGTAAAGGGGGACATCATGAAGATCAAAAGCTATATCGAGCGGCATTACAATGAGGACATCAGCCTGAAGAGCATCGCAGCCCGCTTCTACATGAACCCCGTTTATTTAGGGCAGCTGTTCAAGAAAACATTTGGCGTTTATTTCAATGACTTCCTGCTGCAAATCCGTGTGGACAATGCCAAACGGCTGCTCCGTCAGACCGAGATGCGGGTATACGAAGTGGCCCGTCACGTTGGGTTTGACAATGCCGATTATTTTGTCTGCAAATTTGAAAAAGTAGAAGGCCGGACGCCTACTGCTTACCGGAATCAACTCTCCGCCAAATAA
- a CDS encoding cache domain-containing sensor histidine kinase, translating to MKFNFNHVRLRGKMLILYTVAVFIPIVVTNIVFYQVTTHNVKQQKINDMSKAMEQIRNDFLAQIDVAVGISSVLYADNLLNDAVEQTYETPSEYIDSYYATISPTLYRYSPIYKAIQNISIYTNNNSVIGGGGILPITAGVRQEPWFRAVMQTTASSPVVVRSVNYTYKGPETTYTVVRKLNYYKYQNLRTKVLKIDISLDTVSGLFRNSTLQGNLYLVNDTGIIDYATDPELNWQARRVSLKQLPVPSHTIIFKEEFNNVNYLRGWRIEGHFPENELLKDVYRSRNFVLYLAIPNLLVPTLFIIWFTRSFNRRIVRILKHMKKVKNHHFETIKHEQYPDEIGQLTDEFNRMTLQIRKLIDDVYIADIQRKDLEIKRKQAQLHALQSQINPHFLFNALETIRMRSLLKKETETAKIIHNMAKIFRKSLTWGRDLVFVREELELIHCFLEIQKYRFGDKLQYEVDIDEAAYGCLIPKMTILPFVENASIHGIEPLKEGGRITLRIWLEDAKLIAEVKDNGAGIEQDQLSEIRHSLANEEAMGEHIGIRNAYYRLKLNYREQLHFVLGSSAGEGTTVRIELPVEQEGMYKEETD from the coding sequence ATGAAATTTAATTTTAACCATGTCCGTCTGAGGGGTAAAATGCTAATCCTTTACACGGTGGCCGTGTTTATCCCGATTGTGGTGACCAATATCGTGTTTTATCAGGTGACGACGCACAACGTCAAACAGCAGAAGATCAATGACATGTCGAAGGCGATGGAGCAGATCAGGAACGACTTTTTGGCCCAGATTGATGTGGCCGTAGGCATCTCTTCCGTCCTTTATGCGGATAACCTGCTGAACGATGCAGTTGAACAAACCTATGAAACGCCGTCTGAATACATCGATTCTTATTATGCTACCATCAGTCCGACCTTGTACCGTTATTCTCCGATCTACAAAGCTATTCAAAATATCTCGATTTACACCAACAATAATTCTGTCATCGGAGGCGGAGGCATACTTCCAATCACAGCCGGTGTCCGTCAGGAACCCTGGTTCCGGGCCGTCATGCAGACCACGGCTTCCTCGCCTGTTGTTGTCCGAAGCGTAAACTATACCTACAAAGGACCGGAAACAACTTATACGGTTGTCCGTAAGCTGAATTATTACAAATATCAGAATCTCCGAACCAAAGTATTAAAAATCGACATCAGCCTGGATACCGTCAGCGGCCTGTTCCGCAATTCGACGCTTCAAGGCAACCTGTATCTGGTCAACGACACAGGTATTATCGACTACGCCACCGATCCAGAGCTGAATTGGCAAGCAAGGAGAGTGTCGCTGAAGCAGCTCCCGGTTCCTTCCCACACGATTATCTTCAAAGAAGAATTCAATAATGTTAATTATTTGCGAGGTTGGCGCATTGAGGGGCATTTCCCTGAAAATGAACTGCTGAAGGACGTTTATCGTTCCCGGAACTTTGTCCTCTACCTGGCCATTCCGAACCTGCTTGTGCCTACCTTGTTCATCATCTGGTTCACTCGTTCCTTTAACAGACGGATTGTCCGCATTCTGAAGCATATGAAGAAAGTCAAAAACCATCATTTCGAAACGATCAAACATGAGCAATATCCGGATGAGATCGGACAGCTGACCGATGAATTCAACCGAATGACCCTGCAAATCCGAAAGCTCATTGACGATGTCTATATCGCGGACATTCAGCGCAAGGATTTGGAAATCAAACGCAAGCAGGCCCAGCTTCATGCGCTGCAGAGCCAGATTAATCCCCATTTCCTGTTTAATGCGCTGGAGACGATCCGGATGCGAAGTTTACTCAAGAAAGAGACGGAGACGGCCAAAATCATCCACAACATGGCAAAAATATTCCGCAAATCTTTGACTTGGGGCCGGGATCTTGTATTTGTGCGGGAGGAGCTGGAATTGATACATTGCTTTCTTGAAATCCAGAAATACCGGTTTGGCGACAAACTTCAATACGAGGTGGACATTGACGAAGCGGCTTACGGGTGCCTGATTCCGAAAATGACCATTTTGCCGTTTGTCGAAAATGCCAGCATCCATGGGATAGAGCCGCTCAAGGAAGGTGGACGAATTACGCTGCGCATCTGGTTGGAGGACGCCAAATTGATTGCTGAAGTGAAGGACAACGGAGCGGGGATTGAACAGGACCAGCTGTCCGAAATCAGGCATTCTTTGGCCAATGAGGAAGCAATGGGTGAACATATCGGCATCCGCAACGCTTATTATCGGCTGAAGCTCAATTATCGGGAGCAGCTGCATTTTGTACTTGGCAGCTCAGCCGGCGAAGGCACAACCGTACGGATCGAGCTGCCGGTCGAACAGGAAGGGATGTACAAAGAGGAGACGGACTGA
- a CDS encoding ABC transporter substrate-binding protein has product MVRKKLAMLGLALLMTASLTACGGGGNGGKNNASSAEPSGNAGASNSANNTAQEDKTPVTFTYFNANSQVPDIDSNKTEIGKKLEEQTGVNFKLQFPVGDVNTKIGTMIASGDYPDVLAPDTAIDKILDAKAFIPLNDLIEQYGPNIKRVYGPYFNQMKQADGNIYFLPFSAVVGDYLPAPTIGQGAFFIQRRVLKEFGYPKIKTLDEYFDLIKKYNDAHKSEGLTGFTSLTYDWRTMGIFNAPMHLAGYPNDGDVIVDMATHKANVYADDDYTKRWLKKLNEINNEGLYDKSSFVNNYDQYLAKVSSGKVLGFFDYEWEVDQAIQNIRKTGNDDLDYMPLPIVFDQNTKDQYLDPNSFVDNRGVGITTSAKDPVRIIKFFDNMLKEENQIMIQWGFKGETYEVNDQGRFYLTPEQIEARKDNATNQKVGFTYFNYSWPMYGTASTLSDGNAYAVNSQPEVAQASFTEGDRNILEKYGVRTFSELFAAPDDRPWYPAWSISIEQGSPAEIFQQKSKDVKLKYFPKLVLAKPDQFDAIWEEYLKEFGKLDVKGFESTMDELIAAKIAKVTGTGN; this is encoded by the coding sequence ATGGTCAGAAAGAAGCTTGCAATGTTAGGTTTGGCCCTTCTGATGACGGCCTCCTTGACTGCCTGCGGCGGTGGAGGAAACGGCGGGAAAAACAACGCCTCTTCGGCGGAGCCGTCCGGAAATGCCGGTGCTTCCAACTCGGCGAACAATACGGCACAGGAGGATAAGACGCCTGTAACCTTTACTTATTTTAATGCCAACTCCCAGGTACCTGACATTGACTCCAACAAGACTGAAATTGGCAAGAAGCTGGAGGAGCAAACGGGTGTCAACTTTAAGCTGCAGTTCCCGGTAGGGGATGTGAACACCAAAATCGGCACGATGATTGCGAGCGGCGATTATCCGGACGTACTCGCTCCGGATACGGCGATCGACAAGATTTTGGATGCCAAGGCTTTTATCCCGTTAAATGACCTGATCGAGCAATATGGTCCCAACATTAAAAGGGTATATGGCCCTTATTTTAACCAAATGAAGCAGGCGGACGGCAACATTTATTTCCTGCCGTTTTCCGCAGTTGTAGGTGATTACCTGCCTGCACCGACAATTGGTCAGGGAGCCTTTTTTATTCAGCGCCGTGTCCTGAAAGAGTTCGGTTATCCTAAAATCAAAACGCTGGATGAATACTTTGATTTAATCAAGAAATACAATGACGCACATAAAAGTGAAGGCCTCACAGGTTTTACCTCGCTTACTTACGACTGGCGGACGATGGGAATCTTTAATGCACCTATGCATCTCGCCGGCTACCCGAACGACGGGGACGTGATCGTGGATATGGCCACCCATAAAGCAAATGTATATGCGGACGACGATTACACCAAGCGGTGGCTTAAGAAGCTGAACGAAATCAACAACGAAGGCCTTTACGACAAGTCTTCTTTCGTTAATAACTATGACCAGTATCTGGCTAAAGTCTCATCCGGCAAAGTGCTCGGCTTCTTCGATTACGAATGGGAAGTGGACCAGGCGATTCAAAACATCCGCAAAACCGGCAATGACGACCTGGATTACATGCCTCTGCCGATCGTATTCGATCAAAATACAAAAGATCAGTATCTCGATCCTAACTCCTTTGTTGATAACCGTGGTGTAGGTATCACGACGAGCGCCAAAGACCCGGTTCGAATTATCAAGTTTTTCGATAACATGCTGAAGGAAGAGAATCAAATCATGATTCAGTGGGGCTTCAAAGGTGAAACCTACGAAGTGAACGATCAAGGCCGATTCTATCTGACTCCGGAGCAAATCGAAGCGCGCAAGGACAATGCGACCAATCAGAAGGTAGGTTTTACTTACTTTAATTACAGCTGGCCGATGTATGGTACAGCTTCTACGCTCAGTGACGGCAATGCTTACGCGGTCAATAGCCAGCCTGAAGTAGCCCAGGCTTCTTTTACGGAAGGCGACCGGAATATTCTTGAAAAATACGGCGTCAGAACGTTCTCCGAGCTGTTTGCAGCTCCGGATGATCGTCCTTGGTACCCAGCCTGGAGTATTTCTATAGAGCAGGGCTCTCCTGCGGAAATATTCCAGCAGAAGTCCAAGGATGTCAAACTCAAATATTTCCCGAAACTTGTGCTTGCCAAACCGGATCAGTTTGATGCGATCTGGGAGGAATATCTTAAGGAATTCGGCAAACTGGACGTCAAAGGTTTCGAGAGCACCATGGATGAACTGATCGCGGCCAAAATCGCCAAGGTGACGGGCACCGGGAACTAA
- a CDS encoding ABC transporter permease: MDNQTAAAAAGTPVVPKPSQPKVKGAKRFFKLLLKQKALICMSVPFVIWIFVFKYLPLWGWTIAFQHYRPNLGMFQQEWVGLSQFKFLFSDDSFIRVMRNTLAMAVIKLVLGFVTAITLAVLLNELRLIFFKRFVQTISYLPHFISWVVAANLISTALSIDGDGIINKVLVGLHIIPEPIMWLGIGPYFWGILGISEVWKDVGWNTIVYLAAMTMIDPSQYEAAEIDGANRFQRILRVTLPGLKPVIIILLIMNLGSILETGFEPQYLLGNGMNAEYSENLEIFVLKYGISMGNFSLATAAGIFKTVVSFILLFSANALAKRMGEERLF; the protein is encoded by the coding sequence ATGGATAATCAAACTGCCGCTGCGGCGGCTGGCACTCCTGTTGTGCCGAAACCTAGCCAACCTAAGGTTAAGGGAGCCAAACGATTTTTTAAGCTGCTGCTCAAGCAGAAGGCGCTGATTTGTATGTCTGTGCCTTTTGTCATCTGGATTTTTGTGTTCAAATATCTTCCGCTGTGGGGCTGGACGATCGCTTTCCAGCATTACCGGCCGAACCTCGGCATGTTCCAGCAGGAATGGGTCGGCTTGTCGCAGTTCAAATTTTTGTTCTCCGACGACTCTTTCATCCGTGTCATGCGCAATACGCTGGCTATGGCAGTCATCAAGCTGGTGCTTGGTTTCGTGACGGCTATCACGCTGGCGGTTCTGCTCAATGAACTGCGGCTCATTTTCTTCAAACGTTTTGTACAGACGATCAGCTATCTGCCGCATTTTATTTCCTGGGTTGTAGCGGCCAATCTGATTTCAACGGCGCTGTCCATCGACGGCGACGGAATCATCAATAAAGTGCTGGTGGGGCTGCATATTATCCCCGAGCCTATTATGTGGCTGGGAATCGGACCTTATTTCTGGGGAATACTCGGGATTTCCGAAGTCTGGAAGGATGTCGGCTGGAATACGATTGTATATCTGGCGGCGATGACGATGATCGACCCGTCGCAATATGAAGCGGCCGAGATTGATGGCGCGAACCGCTTCCAGCGGATTCTCAGAGTTACACTTCCGGGCTTGAAGCCGGTTATTATCATTTTGCTGATTATGAACCTGGGGAGCATTCTGGAAACGGGATTTGAACCTCAGTATTTGCTGGGCAACGGCATGAATGCGGAATACTCCGAGAACCTGGAGATCTTTGTACTGAAGTACGGGATTTCAATGGGCAATTTCTCGCTCGCCACAGCAGCCGGCATATTCAAGACAGTGGTCAGCTTTATTCTTCTATTCTCTGCTAATGCGCTGGCCAAACGAATGGGCGAGGAAAGATTGTTCTAG
- a CDS encoding carbohydrate ABC transporter permease codes for MAQTMPAKKVYKRFRSPSDLIFDTLNIIFLVGLAVVTLYPFINTLAVSLNDASDSIRGGIFLWPRQFSLESYQYVFKEATIFHATLISILRTVLGTVITVFSSAMVAYTISRPEFVLRKFVTVMFVLTMYLNGGLIPNYLLIRDLHLIGSFWVYIVPGIIGVFNMIVIRSFIEGLPEGIIESARIDGAGDFRTFMQIVLPLSLPALATVALFTGVYQWNSWFDVFLYNSQVPNLSTLQYELMRMLANSNSNSSMTSASAFANSGNTNANFVTPTSIRATMTIVASVPMIIVYPFLQKYFVKGMTLGGVKG; via the coding sequence ATGGCTCAAACCATGCCTGCAAAAAAAGTGTATAAACGGTTCCGCTCACCCAGCGACCTTATTTTTGATACATTAAATATTATTTTCCTGGTTGGACTCGCTGTTGTTACGCTGTATCCCTTCATTAATACGTTAGCCGTTTCACTGAATGATGCGAGTGATTCCATTCGCGGCGGCATCTTCCTGTGGCCCCGTCAGTTCAGTCTGGAAAGCTACCAGTATGTATTTAAGGAAGCAACAATCTTTCATGCTACCTTGATTTCGATTCTCCGCACCGTGCTTGGTACGGTCATTACTGTATTTTCATCAGCAATGGTAGCTTATACGATCAGCCGTCCTGAGTTTGTCCTGCGCAAATTCGTAACGGTTATGTTCGTGCTCACGATGTACCTAAACGGCGGGCTGATTCCCAACTACCTGCTGATCCGCGATCTGCATCTGATCGGCAGCTTCTGGGTATACATTGTGCCAGGCATTATAGGCGTATTTAATATGATCGTCATCCGCTCCTTTATCGAAGGGCTGCCAGAAGGCATCATCGAATCTGCGCGAATAGACGGGGCGGGGGATTTCCGGACGTTTATGCAGATTGTGCTGCCGCTGTCTCTGCCCGCTTTGGCAACGGTAGCATTGTTTACGGGAGTTTACCAATGGAATTCCTGGTTTGATGTGTTCCTTTACAACTCCCAAGTGCCAAATCTGAGCACTCTGCAGTACGAGCTGATGCGGATGCTGGCCAACTCGAATTCCAACTCTTCGATGACCTCGGCTTCTGCTTTTGCCAACAGCGGCAACACTAACGCCAACTTTGTGACGCCGACCTCCATTCGGGCTACGATGACGATCGTGGCCAGCGTGCCGATGATCATCGTATATCCGTTCCTGCAAAAATACTTCGTTAAAGGCATGACACTCGGAGGGGTAAAAGGCTGA
- a CDS encoding DMT family transporter gives MSSIDQALPLRSGRGVRTGFWLVVLGAALWGVDPIFRILLSKYLTSSQIVLLEHLILFLFAAPVLWAHRSEMKGLKARHIGALLFISWGGSALATILFTQALATAVNFNSVLLLQKLQPLFAILLARLLLRETLPKRFGPLLLLALIGTYLLTFGLHVPFNHVSEFVEVGSLLSLGAAALWGGSTVMGRLMVGKMQYETVTSLRFILALPLLFIITLNQGDAWNIPADKGAVAGIVINIVLQAVLPGLLSLLLYYKGLQNTKASIATLAELSFPMVSVIINWIVYNQRITLVQLTGFLLIWLVLFAISRQQSAKEQQA, from the coding sequence ATGTCTAGTATTGACCAAGCATTACCCTTACGCAGTGGACGCGGTGTCAGAACCGGCTTCTGGCTGGTTGTTCTGGGGGCCGCCCTTTGGGGGGTTGACCCGATCTTCCGGATACTGTTGTCCAAATATTTGACTTCTTCGCAGATTGTTCTTCTGGAGCACCTTATTTTGTTCCTGTTCGCCGCCCCGGTCCTATGGGCGCACCGCTCTGAAATGAAAGGGCTGAAGGCCCGCCATATCGGTGCCCTGCTGTTTATCTCCTGGGGCGGCTCTGCACTGGCTACCATTTTATTCACACAGGCTTTGGCGACAGCCGTCAACTTCAACTCGGTTCTGCTGCTGCAAAAGCTGCAGCCGCTGTTCGCTATCCTCCTGGCAAGACTTCTCTTGAGGGAGACGCTTCCGAAACGCTTTGGACCTTTACTGCTGCTGGCTTTAATCGGTACTTATCTGCTTACTTTTGGACTCCACGTCCCTTTTAATCATGTCAGCGAATTTGTTGAGGTTGGAAGCCTGCTGTCTTTGGGCGCCGCTGCTTTGTGGGGAGGCTCCACGGTTATGGGCCGTTTGATGGTCGGCAAAATGCAATACGAAACGGTCACATCTCTACGCTTTATTCTGGCCTTGCCCTTGCTGTTCATCATTACTTTAAATCAAGGCGATGCCTGGAATATTCCTGCCGATAAAGGCGCAGTAGCCGGTATTGTCATTAATATTGTTCTTCAGGCCGTACTGCCTGGCCTGCTCAGCTTGCTGCTTTATTACAAAGGACTGCAGAACACCAAAGCATCTATCGCTACTTTGGCAGAGCTCAGCTTCCCGATGGTCAGCGTTATTATTAACTGGATCGTTTACAATCAGCGGATTACGCTTGTCCAGTTAACAGGCTTTCTGCTGATTTGGCTGGTCCTGTTCGCCATCTCCCGTCAGCAAAGCGCGAAAGAGCAGCAAGCTTAA
- a CDS encoding ArsR/SmtB family transcription factor has protein sequence MDYTLIFKALSNETRLQMLQWLKNPEQHFPAQSAHLHDLDFTGGICVGSLQDKAGLSQSTTSQYLSLLQRAGLLEAKRCGQWTYYRRNETAIQQLSDWIGREL, from the coding sequence ATGGACTATACATTAATCTTTAAAGCACTCTCTAATGAGACAAGACTGCAAATGCTGCAGTGGCTGAAGAATCCTGAGCAGCATTTTCCCGCCCAGTCCGCACATTTGCACGATTTGGATTTTACAGGCGGTATTTGCGTAGGGTCTCTTCAGGATAAAGCCGGCCTTTCGCAGTCAACCACTTCACAATACTTGTCCTTGCTGCAGCGTGCAGGTTTGCTTGAAGCCAAACGTTGTGGGCAATGGACCTATTACCGGCGTAACGAAACGGCAATTCAGCAGCTTTCAGACTGGATTGGACGCGAACTTTAA
- a CDS encoding methyl-accepting chemotaxis protein, translated as MSWFQKLSMSQKIVTGFFAVAVLFSIPFLIALILTGHWLLGIILVVVLSALTYPLSRLFERTLSSTFDNISNVTARIAKGDFTATVPESGAMGDISRTFNSMTDKLKKLLGDVSSITRQVMDTSSGLADKHQELKTVMNQVAKSSSELAVGASQISEDVSDMMDSIQSIESKVGNYTTSARQMNERSSQTLKLVEEGRQSVEKQAEGMKRNVEATSQVAQSINKLSQNAQGITLITKTISELAEQTNLLSLNASIEAARAGEHGRGFAVVAQEVRKLAEESTTSTQKVFELVKSIEQDVKQATVNIHTNEEIVRMQNEMIREAERIFAQIVDSVAYISEQIAVFSQESESMLEASHKISSSIQNISSITEQSAAGTEQVSAAMNEQISSIENVARETEAMTQAVFQLQKTIQVFKI; from the coding sequence ATGTCCTGGTTCCAGAAACTATCCATGTCACAGAAAATTGTAACCGGTTTCTTTGCTGTCGCTGTTCTCTTCTCCATTCCCTTTCTAATTGCACTAATTCTGACCGGGCATTGGCTGCTGGGCATCATCCTGGTTGTCGTACTGTCCGCGCTCACTTATCCTTTATCACGCTTGTTCGAGAGAACGCTTTCTTCAACTTTTGACAATATCTCCAATGTTACGGCCCGGATTGCCAAAGGGGATTTTACAGCAACCGTGCCGGAGTCGGGCGCCATGGGCGACATCAGCCGCACCTTCAACAGCATGACGGACAAGCTCAAAAAGCTGCTCGGCGACGTCAGCTCCATTACCCGCCAGGTCATGGATACGAGCAGCGGACTCGCCGATAAACATCAGGAGCTGAAGACGGTGATGAACCAGGTGGCCAAGTCCTCGAGCGAGCTTGCCGTTGGCGCCAGCCAAATCTCTGAAGATGTCAGCGATATGATGGATTCGATTCAGTCGATCGAAAGCAAGGTAGGCAATTATACCACCTCCGCACGTCAAATGAACGAGCGATCTTCCCAAACGCTGAAGCTTGTTGAGGAAGGCCGCCAATCCGTCGAGAAGCAAGCGGAAGGCATGAAACGGAATGTTGAAGCAACCAGCCAGGTAGCCCAATCCATCAACAAGCTGTCGCAAAATGCTCAAGGTATTACCCTGATTACCAAAACCATTTCCGAGCTCGCTGAACAAACCAATCTTCTGTCTTTGAACGCATCCATCGAGGCTGCCCGCGCCGGAGAGCATGGACGGGGTTTTGCCGTAGTAGCCCAGGAGGTGCGCAAGCTGGCTGAGGAATCCACTACGTCCACGCAAAAGGTGTTTGAACTGGTGAAAAGCATTGAGCAGGATGTCAAGCAGGCTACCGTTAATATACATACCAACGAGGAAATCGTCCGGATGCAAAATGAAATGATCCGGGAGGCCGAACGGATTTTCGCCCAGATCGTAGACAGCGTTGCTTATATTTCCGAACAAATTGCCGTCTTCAGCCAGGAGAGCGAATCGATGCTGGAAGCTTCTCATAAAATTTCATCGTCCATTCAGAACATTTCATCCATTACCGAGCAGTCCGCCGCCGGCACCGAGCAGGTATCCGCAGCCATGAATGAACAAATATCTTCTATTGAGAATGTGGCCCGGGAGACGGAAGCGATGACTCAAGCTGTCTTCCAGCTGCAGAAGACCATTCAAGTATTCAAGATTTGA